One genomic window of Candidatus Didemnitutus sp. includes the following:
- a CDS encoding efflux transporter outer membrane subunit, whose translation MRWVCYAIGAAGLAGCAAGPDFQRPAAPEVAAYTTTPVPAQTASSPTTLGGAQRFVHGAPVDALWWRALGSPKLDALIDRALASSPTLAAAQATLRQVQETYAAQAGSTLYPRVDASLGGQRQRFNPAALGQSGEARVFDLYNASVGVRYNLDLAGGDRRALEALAARAGYQRFQLEGARLTLAANVATAAITQAQLASQIEATQAILRAQEAQLEIARRRLELGHASQDDLLALQTQVEQTRASVPPLRNRLEQNQHLLAVLAGQAPGAGCLPSFALDDFTLPADLPLVVPSELVRQRPDIQAAEALLHAANADHGVAVSKLYPRISLSGNLGSQALTTASLFGGGSLAWGLVAQLTQPLLNPGLPAEKRAALAAFDAAAANYRQTVLQALRNVADVLRALDNDAQTLAAQAAADAFAQESLQSMRRQYALGAASYLQLLGAEQQAQQTRINLIAAQAQRLADTAALYQAMGGGSSRDGAILAANTASSPSTPDVIQTRPPAP comes from the coding sequence ATGCGCTGGGTCTGTTATGCGATTGGCGCGGCGGGGTTGGCCGGCTGTGCCGCCGGCCCCGATTTCCAACGGCCTGCAGCGCCTGAGGTGGCCGCCTACACCACGACGCCGGTGCCTGCGCAGACTGCATCGTCGCCAACGACACTCGGCGGTGCCCAGCGTTTCGTTCACGGTGCGCCGGTCGATGCGCTATGGTGGCGGGCGCTCGGATCGCCGAAGCTCGATGCGCTGATCGACCGGGCGCTGGCATCCAGCCCCACGCTGGCCGCGGCGCAGGCGACCTTGCGTCAGGTCCAGGAGACCTACGCGGCGCAAGCCGGCTCGACCTTGTATCCCCGGGTCGATGCCAGTCTGGGCGGGCAGCGTCAGCGTTTCAACCCCGCGGCCTTGGGACAAAGCGGCGAGGCGCGCGTGTTCGATCTCTACAACGCTTCGGTGGGCGTGCGCTACAACCTTGATCTCGCCGGTGGCGACCGGCGCGCGCTGGAAGCCCTCGCCGCCCGAGCCGGCTATCAACGCTTCCAGCTCGAAGGCGCTCGCCTGACCCTGGCGGCCAATGTAGCCACCGCCGCCATCACCCAGGCCCAACTGGCCAGCCAGATCGAGGCCACCCAAGCCATTCTGCGGGCACAGGAAGCCCAACTGGAGATCGCGCGCCGGCGCCTGGAACTCGGCCACGCCTCACAGGATGACCTGCTGGCGTTGCAAACCCAAGTCGAGCAAACAAGGGCCAGCGTTCCGCCGTTGCGCAACCGGCTGGAACAAAATCAGCATCTGCTCGCCGTTCTCGCCGGCCAGGCACCTGGAGCCGGATGTCTGCCGTCCTTCGCCTTGGACGATTTCACCCTGCCGGCCGATCTGCCGCTCGTCGTGCCATCGGAACTCGTGCGCCAGCGTCCGGACATCCAGGCGGCCGAGGCGCTGCTGCATGCCGCCAACGCCGACCACGGTGTCGCGGTGTCCAAGCTCTACCCACGGATTTCGCTCAGCGGGAATCTCGGTTCGCAGGCGCTCACCACCGCCAGCCTGTTCGGCGGCGGCTCACTGGCCTGGGGGCTCGTCGCCCAACTGACGCAGCCCTTGCTCAATCCCGGACTGCCTGCGGAGAAACGAGCGGCGCTGGCGGCGTTCGATGCCGCCGCTGCGAACTACCGGCAGACCGTGCTGCAGGCACTGCGCAACGTCGCCGACGTGCTGCGCGCGCTGGACAACGACGCCCAAACCCTGGCCGCCCAAGCCGCCGCCGATGCCTTTGCGCAGGAGTCCCTGCAATCGATGCGACGACAATATGCCTTGGGCGCGGCCAGCTACCTGCAATTGCTCGGCGCGGAGCAGCAGGCGCAACAAACCCGTATCAACCTGATCGCGGCCCAGGCGCAGCGACTGGCCGATACCGCCGCACTTTATCAAGCCATGGGAGGCGGATCGTCGCGCGACGGAGCGATTCTGGCGGCCAACACGGCATCCAGTCCATCGACACCAGACGTGATCCAAACTCGTCCCCCTGCGCCATGA
- a CDS encoding cytochrome c has protein sequence MAASIAAGASDPAAKSLALRRIMREMGQNMQIITDGISREDWELVGKTAPLIADHPQPPLTEKARILGFVGTDAGQFKGHDKNTRLAARELGQAAVRQDGLAVISAFARMQISCLACHQSFRRPFQEHFYGVRRR, from the coding sequence GCCAGTATCGCCGCCGGAGCCAGTGATCCGGCGGCAAAATCGCTGGCTCTGCGCAGGATCATGCGAGAGATGGGGCAGAACATGCAGATCATCACCGACGGCATATCCCGAGAAGACTGGGAACTCGTGGGCAAGACCGCCCCGCTGATTGCCGATCATCCTCAGCCACCGTTGACCGAAAAGGCGCGCATTCTAGGATTCGTCGGCACTGACGCCGGCCAGTTCAAGGGCCACGACAAGAATACCCGCTTGGCCGCGCGGGAACTGGGGCAGGCGGCTGTGCGCCAGGATGGACTGGCTGTGATTTCTGCGTTCGCAAGAATGCAAATCAGCTGTCTCGCCTGCCACCAGAGTTTTCGCAGGCCATTCCAGGAGCATTTCTACGGGGTGCGGCGACGATAG